A window of the Megalopta genalis isolate 19385.01 chromosome 2, iyMegGena1_principal, whole genome shotgun sequence genome harbors these coding sequences:
- the LOC117219269 gene encoding uncharacterized protein LOC117219269: MKRGSKCIAQTINLSNPETCVRPRKIQKLVGADSVHQPCPPPSGSSAFWTPRPVPVRVCSRKDMQRTCPPKLCDCPPKPPPKTLGQKLCGTLLFLLKSSVAAGLVYWTHAEGLWGSSEEVEDLYHRILATVAPTVTDEQVCAEDVQTRVELFKQNLVQNYNRAVFSTMRCVAAASSVLREQLQRVLPKQEENPEEASSDDS; this comes from the exons ATGAAGCGTGGTAGCAAGTGCATCGCTCAAACCATCAACCTATCGAATCCCGAGACCTGCGTGCGGCCGCGGAAAATCCAGAAGCTGGTCGGCGCGGACAGCGTGCATCAGCCTTGCCCTCCGCCGTCAGGATCCTCGGCCTTTTGGACCCCTAGGCCCGTGCCCGTCAGGGTCTGCAGCAGGAAGGATATGCAGAGGACCTGTCCTCCGAAG CTCTGCGACTGTCCCCCGAAACCACCGCCGAAGACACTCGGACAAAAGCTTTGCGGAACATTGCTGTTTCTGCTGAAGAGCAGCGTCGCGGCCGGTCTCGTTTACTGGACCCACGCCGAGGGATTATGGGGATCCAGCGAGGAAGTGGAGGATCTCTATCACCGGATATTAGCCACCGTAGCACCGACCGTCACCGACGAGCAAGTTTGCGCCGAA GACGTCCAGACCCGAGTAGAGCTCTTCAAACAGAACCTGGTCCAAAATTACAATCGAGCAGTGTTCTCGACGATGAGGTGTGTCGCGGCCGCTTCGTCCGTGCTGCGAGAACAACTTCAAAGGGTTCTGCCCAAACAGGAGGAGAATCCCGAAGAGGCGTCGTCGGACGACAGCTAG